One segment of Burkholderia sp. FERM BP-3421 DNA contains the following:
- a CDS encoding polyketide synthase: MNASRTTSAPQASIVFDLPRDYPAPVTPRYRRGRDSLAVPASVAAALGERAARAGCLATTGWLAALGVALSRYADQRHLPLDLIVTGAGHDEPARVRVTLDVAPEAPADALLRATADALGQRTAAIAGHAPVTVSFSGLPTEPDEAALSDAMLDEAEELFVDSELNFTLDGRDGTLSLVCEYDEERFEAATIAGVLASWLGAARALPEAAQTPVGRLPLWSASALAAWRAALRGPVAEIPALTFSALIRTAAAHWPDAVAVETAAERLTYRELLQRAARVARGLRARGVRPGEHVAVCLERRVDLVSALLGVMTAGCVYVPLDPGYPSARRDYILENADVRLVLGETAEHDATPRAQVSLDALLRDAAEGDAWAGDDDPDAIAYLIYTSGSTGQPKGVRVGNRAAVNLLLAMLERTGLQAGETWFAVTTPMFDIAFAELFAPLVAGGRVWLASRDETADPLALANRIETVRPRVLQATPATWRMLVATHWQGRPDLIAVSGGEALDESLARALRPRVARLCNVYGPTEATVWATWHEVREQGFVLLGEPLRNVALHVLDAHGAPVPPGVAGELCIAGAGLAHGYHGRDSLTRERFVELTLDGEPPVRVYRTGDLVRASASGAVRWLARLDNQVKLRGFRIELGDIEAALNAIPGVRQAVAVVERLDEHDQRLVAYIVQEDGAAGGPAAGDLSARLRDSLRRTLPDYMMPALFVTLDRMPLTDNGKLDRGALAALERPAPAVSGAAASVADGTTLERVQAIWRDVLRRQDVGVDVNFFDLGGHSMLLLQMQLKVEQAFGVRVPRVDFFRNPTVARLAAYLEARGEPAGDAAQPRGRAGRATPARATSVAVVGIGVRVPGASDAEAFWRNLRDGVESRTEFTETELREAGVPPALIADPNYVRAGFVLDDIEQFDAGFFGMSPREAELLDPQQRIFLECAWQALEDAGIDPHQDGDGIGVYVGTDASGYHASILAPLEADSAPAAAFQIRIGNEKDHLPTRVSYRLNLRGPSINVQTACSTSLVAVHLAAQSLLRGECDAVLAGGVCVHVPHRVGYLYQEGMVASPDGHCRAFDRQGGGTVFGSGAGVVVLKRLDDAIAAGDRIYAVVKGTAVNNDGSGKVGYTAPSVDGQADAIMAAHAAAGVDPRAIGYVEAHGTATPLGDPIEIAALTQAFRAATADTGFCAIGSVKTNIGHLDQAAGVAGLIKAVLAVHHGEIPPSLHCTETNPDIPFDTSPFFVNTQLRPWCPEGGVRIAGVSSFGIGGTNAHAILEAAPEVAREARPAGRGVQVLTLSARSEAALRAQATNYAAFIERSDADLASVCYTANTGRSAFEQRAAWVVRESGELVTRLRDFGAGGALPALMRGVYRNRRPRVAMLFTGQGAQYAGMGRELYEREPVFRAALDACAELLKDELETGLLDVMYGESTALLDRTDYTQPALFALGYALRVTWESWGVTPQVVMGHSLGEYMAAQAAGVLTLEGGLKLVAQRGRLMQRLCEGGSMLSVSLDEQTLRERLSGEGATEGVIAALNGPLQQVVAGRAEAIDALQAKLEQDGIHTDRLPGSHAFHSPLVDPMLDAYRASLESTLLSAPRVALVSNVSGALAGAEVGTPAYWLKHTRQAVRFGQGIEALAAQGVDVLLEIGPRPTLVALARQTLGPDSEQVSLASLRSGKGDVQQMLESAAALHVRGAALDWAALHALDRPVKIGLPTYPFQRKRYWVERNEGTGAHTPRRAAHDEAGLHTLLGRRVKLPRSTEVRFEAEFRPDWPAYVDHHRLFGAMVVPGASHIAMFLAAAEVYYGETGCVVDEILFLRPFVMPEAGQRTVQIVMRPAAGQAHTIDMMTLAPRRDPADDSAWTLHVEARGIRGPRALPPPPDASELGAVKARCADYLSGADFYSKVWIPGMDTGNSFRWIDEIWRGEAEALCRTRLPALLEPIDGPFHAGLVESGFQLLNSCWQFATDELLKTDYIYVPFSIDSYRLYGRPETDRLWVHARIIRQGEGEENGVTADIRVFEDTGRVIAHVRGFEVRRLHRGAVHALLQDDGPDRLFATQWRRIDAPAATPLPADDAVLIVGDGAGAGAALAARLRAERVRCVRVVPAQTIDDDTHVPLADATSESAWRDTLRAVSARMGNGTLHIVDLCALDLVGRHDAPAEPMAIQSRLCGGALALVAALADAGRTARLDFVTRGAQDLGGALTVARAAQATLTGLARVIATEYPEWRCRTIDLDPEAADPVAALAPLLNLDGYEPQLALRAGAVQAARVTRAKPARRTVAPLEPNATYVISGGLGGLGLRLAQQLAQAGVKRLVLLARRAPDATAQAAIDALRAHGCAVDLARCDVADLDALRVVWNEVVLAGALPLKGIFHAAGALRDGVLGRQPWSEFVVPLQAKVQGAFNLHTLSLDAELDCFVCFSSISVLFGTAGQGNYAAANAYLDALAGARRALGLPATSIQWGPFAEVGMTAALERAHREKAAARGLQMLPPAELLKQIDAARRVDTATVVAGNDDWQRYAQTESSEAVLALLADWRPKETADASPSAARDVRERFDATPMPALHDVLMTYLQAHIASMLGRSPDEVAPTRGFLELGLDSLAAVEFRSQVQRDLRLSLPATFAFDYGNVELGADYLFERLKAERARADAPATPSREAGATVGDKTAADDLDAELARLEASLRR, encoded by the coding sequence ATGAACGCATCCAGGACGACGTCCGCGCCGCAGGCTTCCATCGTATTCGACTTGCCGAGAGACTATCCGGCACCGGTCACGCCCCGCTACCGTCGCGGGCGCGATAGCCTGGCCGTCCCCGCGTCCGTGGCGGCCGCGCTCGGCGAGCGCGCCGCGCGCGCCGGCTGCCTGGCGACGACGGGATGGCTCGCGGCGCTCGGCGTGGCACTGTCCCGCTACGCCGACCAGCGCCACTTGCCGCTCGATCTGATCGTGACCGGCGCCGGCCATGACGAACCGGCGCGCGTGCGCGTGACGCTCGACGTCGCCCCGGAGGCGCCAGCCGACGCGTTGCTGCGCGCGACCGCTGACGCGCTCGGGCAACGTACGGCGGCGATCGCCGGACACGCACCCGTGACCGTGTCGTTCTCCGGCCTGCCGACCGAGCCTGACGAGGCGGCGCTGTCCGACGCGATGCTGGACGAAGCCGAGGAGCTGTTCGTCGACAGCGAACTCAATTTCACGCTGGACGGGCGCGACGGGACGCTGTCGCTCGTGTGCGAGTACGACGAGGAGCGCTTCGAAGCCGCGACCATCGCGGGCGTGCTGGCGAGCTGGCTCGGCGCCGCACGCGCGCTGCCGGAGGCCGCGCAGACGCCGGTCGGCCGGCTGCCGCTGTGGTCCGCATCCGCGCTTGCCGCCTGGCGCGCCGCATTGCGCGGACCGGTGGCGGAGATTCCGGCGCTGACCTTCAGCGCGCTGATTCGCACCGCAGCGGCGCATTGGCCGGATGCGGTCGCGGTCGAGACGGCCGCCGAGCGCCTGACCTACCGTGAACTGCTGCAGCGGGCGGCGCGGGTCGCGCGCGGGCTGCGCGCACGCGGCGTCCGGCCGGGCGAGCATGTGGCCGTGTGCCTCGAACGCCGCGTCGATCTGGTCAGCGCGCTGCTCGGCGTGATGACGGCCGGTTGTGTCTATGTGCCGCTGGACCCGGGCTATCCGTCCGCGCGGCGCGATTACATCCTGGAGAACGCCGACGTGCGGCTCGTGCTCGGCGAAACCGCCGAGCACGACGCGACGCCGCGCGCACAGGTGTCGTTGGACGCGTTGTTGCGGGACGCAGCGGAAGGCGATGCCTGGGCCGGCGATGACGACCCCGACGCGATCGCCTATCTGATTTACACGTCGGGCTCGACGGGGCAGCCGAAGGGGGTGCGCGTCGGCAACCGCGCGGCGGTCAATCTGCTGCTCGCGATGCTCGAACGCACTGGCTTGCAGGCGGGCGAAACCTGGTTCGCGGTGACCACGCCGATGTTCGATATCGCGTTCGCCGAGCTGTTCGCGCCGCTCGTCGCCGGCGGGCGCGTGTGGCTCGCGAGTCGCGACGAAACGGCGGATCCGCTGGCGCTGGCGAACCGGATCGAAACGGTCCGGCCGCGCGTGCTGCAGGCGACGCCCGCGACCTGGCGGATGCTGGTCGCCACGCACTGGCAAGGCCGGCCCGATCTGATCGCCGTGAGCGGCGGAGAAGCGCTCGACGAATCGCTGGCCCGGGCGTTGCGGCCGCGGGTCGCGCGCCTCTGCAATGTCTATGGGCCGACGGAAGCGACCGTCTGGGCGACCTGGCACGAGGTGCGCGAACAGGGTTTTGTGTTGCTCGGCGAGCCGCTGCGCAACGTGGCGCTGCACGTCCTCGACGCCCACGGCGCGCCGGTGCCGCCGGGCGTGGCCGGCGAGCTGTGCATCGCGGGCGCGGGGCTCGCGCACGGCTACCACGGCCGGGATTCGCTGACGCGCGAGCGTTTCGTCGAGCTGACGCTCGACGGCGAGCCGCCGGTCCGGGTGTATCGGACCGGCGATCTGGTGCGGGCGAGCGCGAGCGGCGCGGTGCGCTGGCTCGCGCGGCTCGACAACCAAGTGAAGCTGCGCGGCTTCCGCATCGAGCTGGGCGACATCGAGGCCGCACTGAACGCGATTCCGGGCGTGCGCCAGGCGGTGGCCGTCGTCGAACGGCTCGACGAGCACGACCAGCGCCTCGTCGCCTACATTGTGCAGGAGGACGGCGCGGCGGGCGGTCCCGCAGCGGGCGATCTGTCCGCGCGGCTGCGCGACAGCCTGCGTCGCACGCTGCCGGACTACATGATGCCGGCGTTGTTCGTGACGCTCGACCGGATGCCGCTGACCGACAACGGCAAGCTCGATCGCGGCGCACTGGCGGCGCTCGAGCGGCCGGCGCCCGCCGTATCGGGCGCGGCGGCCAGCGTGGCGGACGGCACCACGCTCGAACGCGTGCAGGCCATCTGGCGGGACGTGCTGCGCAGGCAGGATGTCGGCGTCGACGTCAATTTCTTCGATCTGGGCGGCCATTCGATGCTGCTGCTCCAGATGCAGCTGAAGGTCGAGCAGGCGTTTGGCGTGCGCGTGCCACGCGTCGATTTCTTCCGCAATCCGACCGTGGCGCGGCTGGCCGCCTACCTCGAGGCGCGCGGCGAGCCCGCGGGCGACGCGGCACAGCCGCGTGGCCGCGCGGGGCGGGCGACCCCCGCGCGCGCGACCAGCGTGGCGGTGGTCGGAATCGGGGTGCGGGTGCCGGGGGCCTCGGACGCCGAAGCGTTCTGGCGCAATCTGCGCGACGGTGTCGAATCGCGCACCGAATTCACCGAGACCGAACTGCGCGAGGCCGGGGTGCCGCCGGCACTGATCGCCGACCCGAACTACGTGCGTGCCGGCTTCGTGCTCGACGACATCGAGCAGTTCGATGCGGGCTTCTTCGGCATGAGTCCGCGCGAGGCCGAGCTGCTGGATCCGCAGCAACGCATCTTCCTCGAATGCGCGTGGCAGGCACTCGAGGATGCGGGCATCGATCCGCATCAGGATGGCGACGGGATCGGCGTCTACGTGGGTACGGACGCGAGCGGTTACCACGCGTCGATCCTCGCGCCGCTCGAAGCGGATTCGGCGCCGGCCGCGGCGTTCCAGATCCGGATCGGCAACGAGAAGGATCACCTGCCCACGCGGGTCAGCTATCGCCTGAATCTGCGCGGGCCGAGCATCAATGTGCAGACGGCCTGCTCGACGTCGCTCGTGGCCGTGCATCTGGCCGCGCAAAGTCTGTTGCGCGGCGAATGCGACGCCGTGCTGGCAGGCGGCGTCTGCGTCCACGTGCCGCATCGCGTGGGCTACCTGTACCAGGAAGGCATGGTTGCCTCGCCGGACGGTCACTGCCGCGCGTTCGACCGCCAAGGCGGCGGCACCGTGTTCGGCAGCGGCGCGGGCGTCGTGGTGCTGAAGCGGCTCGATGACGCGATCGCGGCCGGCGACCGGATCTACGCGGTGGTGAAAGGCACGGCGGTCAATAACGACGGGTCGGGCAAGGTCGGCTATACGGCCCCGAGCGTCGACGGACAGGCGGACGCGATCATGGCCGCGCATGCGGCCGCGGGCGTCGATCCGCGCGCGATCGGCTATGTCGAGGCCCATGGCACAGCGACGCCGCTCGGCGACCCGATCGAGATCGCTGCGTTGACGCAGGCGTTCCGCGCGGCCACCGCGGACACCGGATTCTGCGCGATCGGTTCGGTGAAGACCAACATCGGCCACCTGGATCAGGCGGCGGGCGTCGCGGGGCTGATCAAGGCCGTGCTCGCCGTGCATCACGGCGAGATTCCGCCGAGCCTGCATTGCACCGAAACCAATCCGGACATTCCGTTCGACACCAGCCCGTTCTTCGTTAATACGCAATTGCGGCCGTGGTGTCCCGAAGGCGGGGTGCGCATCGCCGGCGTGAGTTCGTTCGGGATCGGCGGGACGAACGCGCATGCGATCCTGGAGGCGGCGCCGGAGGTGGCGCGCGAAGCGCGCCCGGCGGGACGCGGCGTGCAGGTGCTGACCTTGTCGGCGCGCAGCGAGGCAGCATTGCGGGCGCAGGCGACAAACTACGCGGCGTTCATCGAACGGAGCGACGCCGATCTCGCCTCGGTCTGCTACACGGCGAATACGGGACGCAGCGCGTTCGAGCAGCGCGCCGCATGGGTGGTGCGCGAGTCCGGCGAACTGGTGACGCGGCTGCGCGATTTCGGGGCGGGCGGTGCGCTGCCGGCGCTGATGCGCGGCGTGTACCGCAACCGCCGGCCGCGCGTGGCGATGCTGTTTACGGGCCAGGGCGCGCAGTACGCGGGCATGGGGCGCGAGCTGTACGAGCGCGAGCCGGTGTTCAGGGCGGCGCTCGACGCATGCGCGGAGCTGTTGAAGGACGAACTGGAAACCGGTCTGCTGGACGTGATGTACGGCGAATCGACCGCGCTCCTGGACCGGACGGACTATACGCAGCCGGCGTTGTTCGCGCTTGGTTATGCGCTGCGCGTGACCTGGGAAAGCTGGGGCGTGACACCGCAGGTGGTGATGGGGCACAGCCTGGGCGAGTACATGGCGGCGCAGGCGGCGGGCGTGCTGACTCTGGAGGGCGGGTTGAAGCTGGTGGCGCAGCGCGGGCGGCTGATGCAGCGCCTGTGCGAGGGCGGGAGCATGCTGTCGGTGAGCCTGGACGAGCAGACGCTGCGCGAGCGGCTGTCCGGGGAAGGCGCGACGGAGGGGGTGATAGCCGCGCTGAACGGGCCGTTGCAGCAGGTGGTGGCGGGCCGGGCGGAGGCGATCGACGCGCTGCAGGCGAAGCTGGAGCAGGACGGGATACACACGGACAGACTGCCGGGCTCGCATGCGTTCCATTCGCCGCTGGTGGATCCGATGCTGGATGCGTACCGGGCGAGCCTGGAATCGACGTTGCTGTCGGCGCCGCGGGTGGCGCTGGTGTCGAACGTGAGCGGTGCGCTGGCGGGGGCGGAAGTGGGCACGCCGGCGTACTGGCTGAAGCATACGCGGCAGGCGGTACGGTTTGGGCAGGGCATCGAGGCGCTGGCGGCGCAGGGGGTGGACGTGCTGCTGGAAATCGGCCCGCGCCCGACGCTGGTGGCGCTGGCGCGGCAGACGCTGGGGCCGGACAGCGAGCAGGTATCGCTGGCGAGCCTGCGGTCGGGCAAGGGCGACGTGCAGCAGATGCTGGAGAGCGCAGCGGCCCTGCACGTGCGCGGCGCGGCACTCGACTGGGCGGCGCTGCATGCGCTCGACCGGCCAGTCAAGATTGGCCTGCCGACCTATCCGTTCCAGCGCAAACGCTACTGGGTGGAGCGGAACGAGGGGACCGGTGCGCACACACCGCGGCGCGCGGCGCATGACGAGGCGGGGCTGCATACGCTGCTTGGCCGGCGCGTGAAACTGCCGCGCTCGACGGAGGTCCGCTTCGAGGCCGAATTCCGTCCGGACTGGCCGGCCTATGTCGACCATCATCGCCTGTTCGGCGCGATGGTGGTGCCGGGCGCCTCGCACATCGCGATGTTCCTGGCCGCCGCCGAGGTGTACTACGGCGAGACCGGATGCGTCGTCGACGAAATCCTGTTCCTGCGGCCGTTCGTGATGCCCGAGGCGGGGCAGCGCACGGTGCAGATCGTGATGCGCCCCGCGGCCGGCCAGGCGCACACGATCGACATGATGACGCTCGCTCCCCGACGCGATCCCGCTGACGATTCGGCGTGGACGCTGCATGTCGAGGCGCGCGGAATTCGGGGTCCGCGGGCGCTTCCACCGCCGCCGGATGCATCGGAGCTGGGCGCGGTCAAGGCGCGCTGCGCCGACTACCTGTCGGGGGCCGATTTCTATTCAAAAGTATGGATTCCCGGCATGGACACCGGCAACTCGTTCCGCTGGATCGACGAGATCTGGCGGGGCGAGGCGGAAGCCCTGTGCCGCACCCGCCTGCCGGCGCTGCTGGAGCCGATCGATGGCCCATTCCATGCCGGTCTCGTGGAATCGGGTTTCCAGCTGCTGAACAGCTGCTGGCAATTCGCGACCGACGAACTGCTCAAGACCGACTACATCTACGTGCCGTTCAGCATCGACAGTTACCGCCTGTACGGACGTCCCGAGACGGACCGGCTGTGGGTCCATGCGCGCATCATCCGGCAGGGCGAAGGCGAGGAAAATGGCGTGACGGCGGATATCCGCGTGTTCGAGGATACCGGGCGCGTGATCGCGCACGTCCGCGGCTTCGAGGTGCGCCGTCTGCATCGCGGCGCCGTGCATGCGCTGCTGCAGGACGACGGTCCGGACCGTCTGTTCGCAACCCAGTGGCGCCGTATCGATGCGCCTGCCGCAACGCCGCTGCCGGCCGACGATGCCGTGTTGATCGTCGGTGACGGCGCGGGCGCCGGCGCGGCCCTGGCGGCCAGACTGCGCGCCGAGCGCGTGCGCTGCGTGCGGGTGGTGCCCGCTCAGACGATCGACGACGACACGCACGTGCCGCTCGCCGATGCGACGAGCGAATCGGCCTGGCGCGACACGCTGCGGGCGGTTTCGGCGCGCATGGGCAATGGCACGCTGCATATCGTCGATCTGTGTGCGCTGGATCTCGTCGGCCGGCATGACGCGCCCGCCGAGCCGATGGCGATCCAGTCGCGGCTGTGCGGCGGCGCACTCGCCCTCGTGGCGGCACTCGCGGATGCCGGCCGCACGGCCCGGCTCGATTTCGTGACGCGTGGCGCACAGGATCTCGGCGGTGCGCTGACGGTCGCGCGTGCTGCTCAAGCGACGCTGACCGGGTTGGCGCGCGTGATCGCGACCGAGTATCCGGAGTGGCGGTGCCGCACGATCGATCTCGACCCCGAGGCCGCCGATCCGGTGGCCGCGCTGGCGCCGCTGCTGAACCTCGACGGCTACGAGCCGCAACTCGCGCTCCGGGCCGGCGCGGTACAGGCCGCCCGCGTGACGCGCGCGAAGCCGGCCAGACGGACGGTCGCGCCGCTCGAACCGAATGCGACTTACGTGATTTCGGGCGGGCTCGGCGGATTGGGCCTACGTCTGGCGCAGCAACTCGCACAGGCGGGCGTGAAGCGGCTCGTGCTGCTCGCGCGCCGCGCGCCGGACGCGACGGCGCAGGCCGCGATCGATGCGCTGCGCGCGCACGGCTGCGCGGTCGATCTCGCTCGCTGCGACGTCGCCGACCTGGATGCATTGCGCGTGGTGTGGAACGAGGTCGTGCTGGCCGGCGCACTGCCGCTCAAAGGCATCTTCCACGCGGCCGGCGCACTGCGCGACGGCGTGCTGGGCCGTCAGCCGTGGTCGGAGTTCGTGGTGCCCCTGCAGGCCAAGGTTCAGGGCGCGTTCAACCTGCACACGCTCAGTCTCGATGCCGAACTGGACTGCTTCGTCTGCTTCTCGTCGATCAGCGTGTTGTTCGGGACGGCCGGACAAGGCAATTACGCAGCAGCGAATGCCTATCTCGATGCGCTCGCCGGCGCGCGTCGGGCGCTCGGCCTGCCAGCCACGAGCATCCAGTGGGGACCGTTTGCCGAGGTGGGGATGACTGCGGCGCTCGAGCGCGCGCATCGCGAGAAAGCGGCCGCGCGTGGTCTCCAGATGCTGCCGCCGGCCGAGCTGCTGAAACAGATCGACGCGGCGCGCCGCGTCGACACGGCGACGGTGGTGGCCGGTAACGACGACTGGCAGCGCTATGCGCAGACCGAATCGTCCGAGGCCGTGCTGGCGCTGCTGGCGGACTGGCGTCCGAAGGAGACGGCGGACGCATCGCCGTCCGCGGCCCGCGACGTGCGCGAACGTTTCGACGCGACGCCGATGCCCGCGCTGCACGATGTGCTGATGACCTATCTGCAAGCGCATATCGCGAGCATGCTCGGCCGCTCGCCGGACGAGGTCGCGCCCACGCGCGGTTTCCTGGAACTCGGTCTCGATTCGCTCGCGGCCGTCGAGTTCCGCAGCCAGGTACAGCGCGATCTGAGGTTGTCGCTGCCCGCGACCTTCGCGTTCGACTACGGCAACGTCGAGTTGGGCGCCGACTACCTGTTCGAGCGTCTGAAAGCTGAACGCGCGCGCGCGGACGCACCCGCGACGCCCTCGCGCGAGGCAGGCGCGACGGTCGGAGACAAAACGGCGGCGGACGATCTCGATGCGGAACTGGCGCGTCTCGAAGCGTCGTTGCGCCGATGA